In a genomic window of Curtobacterium sp. MCBD17_035:
- a CDS encoding FAD-dependent oxidoreductase — translation MADSIPHVLVLGGGSGGYSTVLHLQKQATTVPMRITLVDQNTYYTYLPFLPEVAGGHIAPRDVTVELRRALRRTRVIQGKVTGIDSTAKTVSVATAGGDDRTLGYDHVVVALGSVTRVFPTPGLEEHAVGFKSVEEAAFVRAKLLDNIAKAAATRDEEERRKLLTSIFIGGGYTGVEAIGELFDVSQAAIATYPSLAGEQPRWVLIDALDRVAPEVGPDLSKWTLESLRTRGIDVRLKTTMPSCEGGVVKLSDGDEFAAGLIVWTAGVKPNPVLDNTDLPRGPKGHLACNAKLQVEDEQTHEVVEGAWGLGDAAQVPDLTAEKQPAYYPPNAQNAVRQAVVVADNIVATITGQPIREYRHVSIGSVASYGIAKGAANIKGIKMTNLPAWAAHRAYHVYAMPTLNRKARIVIGWLTGAVSGRDSTSLIKETDPRREFVDAANS, via the coding sequence ATGGCTGACTCGATCCCACACGTCCTCGTCCTCGGCGGCGGTTCCGGCGGTTACTCCACCGTCCTGCACCTGCAGAAGCAGGCCACCACGGTCCCGATGCGGATCACCCTCGTCGACCAGAACACGTACTACACGTACCTGCCGTTCCTGCCCGAGGTCGCCGGCGGGCACATCGCACCCCGCGACGTCACCGTGGAGCTCCGCCGTGCGCTGCGGCGCACCCGGGTCATCCAGGGCAAGGTGACCGGGATCGACAGCACGGCGAAGACCGTCTCGGTCGCCACGGCGGGCGGGGACGACCGCACGCTCGGCTACGACCACGTCGTCGTCGCCCTCGGTTCGGTCACCCGCGTGTTCCCGACCCCCGGTCTCGAGGAGCACGCCGTGGGGTTCAAGAGCGTCGAGGAGGCCGCGTTCGTGCGTGCCAAGCTCCTCGACAACATCGCCAAGGCCGCGGCCACGCGTGACGAGGAGGAGCGCCGCAAGCTCCTCACCAGCATCTTCATCGGCGGTGGCTACACCGGTGTCGAGGCGATCGGGGAGCTGTTCGACGTCTCGCAGGCCGCCATCGCGACCTACCCGTCGCTCGCCGGCGAGCAGCCCCGATGGGTGCTCATCGACGCGCTCGACCGCGTGGCGCCCGAGGTCGGCCCCGACCTGTCGAAGTGGACGCTCGAGTCGCTCCGCACCCGCGGGATCGACGTCCGCCTCAAGACCACGATGCCGAGCTGTGAGGGCGGGGTCGTCAAGCTCAGCGACGGCGACGAGTTCGCCGCCGGCCTCATCGTCTGGACGGCGGGCGTCAAGCCCAACCCGGTGCTCGACAACACCGATCTGCCGCGCGGGCCGAAGGGCCACCTGGCGTGCAACGCGAAGCTCCAGGTCGAGGACGAGCAGACCCACGAGGTGGTCGAGGGGGCCTGGGGCCTCGGCGACGCGGCACAGGTGCCCGACCTGACGGCGGAGAAGCAGCCGGCGTACTACCCGCCGAACGCGCAGAACGCGGTCCGGCAGGCGGTCGTCGTCGCGGACAACATCGTCGCGACGATCACCGGGCAGCCCATCCGCGAGTACCGCCACGTGTCGATCGGATCGGTCGCCTCGTACGGCATCGCGAAGGGCGCGGCCAACATCAAGGGCATCAAGATGACGAACCTCCCGGCCTGGGCTGCGCACCGCGCGTACCACGTGTACGCGATGCCGACCCTGAACCGGAAGGCGCGCATCGTCATCGGCTGGCTCACCGGTGCCGTGTCGGGTCGCGACTCGACGTCGCTCATCAAGGAGACCGACCCGCGGCGTGAGTTCGTGGACGCCGCGAACAGCTGA
- a CDS encoding DEAD/DEAH box helicase: protein MSAGESSQEAAGNAAAEHLSPAFPDRAAWGTASKLRAWQVEALTKYFETEPRDFLAAATPGAGKTTFALRLATELLARNTVDRIVVVAPTEHLKRQWADAADRVGIRLDPMFKNGDGMFGRHYQGIAITYAQVGMNPEVHRRITEGGRTLVVLDEVHHGGDALTWGDGIREAFGAATRRLSLSGTPFRSDTNPIPFVSYAPDDEGIRTSIADYSYGYGRALQDGVVRPVLFMAYAGQMRWKTRMGDEMSASLGEQVTKDITAQAWRTALAPDGEWMTAVLSAADKRLTEVRRGVPDAGGLVIATDTTTARAYARILQRITGERPTVVLSDEAAASSRIGAFAADETRWMVAVRMVSEGVDVPRLCVGVYATSASTPLFFAQVIGRFVRARRRGETASVFLPSVPGLMALAASLELERDHALDRPKGTDDGMYNPEDAMVAEANQDSKASDSLLDLQPFQALDSQASFDRVLYDGGEFGSGGEIGSLEELDFIGIPGLLEPDQVRELLRQRQATQAKRARRGKDGQPRPPEPEHRPMYMTIKEQRSELHRLVSIWARHSNEPHGAVHAELRRISGGPAVAQASTEQIQKRIDILRSRIGNRR, encoded by the coding sequence GTGAGTGCAGGGGAGTCGAGCCAGGAGGCCGCGGGCAACGCAGCGGCCGAGCACCTGTCGCCCGCGTTCCCGGACCGTGCCGCCTGGGGCACCGCGTCGAAGCTCCGCGCCTGGCAGGTCGAGGCGTTGACCAAGTACTTCGAGACCGAGCCGCGTGACTTCCTCGCCGCCGCGACACCGGGCGCCGGCAAGACGACCTTCGCCCTCCGACTCGCCACCGAGCTCCTGGCGCGGAACACCGTCGACCGGATCGTGGTCGTCGCCCCGACGGAGCACCTGAAGCGGCAGTGGGCGGACGCGGCCGACCGCGTGGGCATCCGGCTCGACCCGATGTTCAAGAACGGCGACGGCATGTTCGGTCGGCACTACCAGGGCATCGCGATCACCTACGCCCAGGTCGGCATGAACCCCGAGGTCCACCGCCGGATCACCGAGGGTGGGCGCACGCTCGTCGTCCTCGACGAGGTCCACCACGGCGGTGACGCCCTCACCTGGGGCGACGGCATCCGCGAGGCTTTCGGAGCCGCGACCCGACGACTGTCGCTGAGTGGCACGCCGTTCCGCTCGGACACCAACCCGATCCCGTTCGTGAGCTACGCACCGGACGACGAGGGCATCCGGACCTCCATCGCGGACTACAGCTACGGCTACGGCCGAGCGCTGCAGGACGGCGTCGTCCGCCCCGTGTTGTTCATGGCCTACGCGGGCCAGATGCGCTGGAAGACCCGCATGGGGGACGAGATGTCGGCCTCGCTCGGCGAGCAGGTCACGAAGGACATCACCGCGCAGGCCTGGCGCACGGCACTCGCTCCTGACGGCGAGTGGATGACCGCCGTGCTGTCGGCCGCCGACAAGCGGCTCACCGAGGTCCGGCGTGGGGTCCCCGACGCCGGCGGTCTCGTCATCGCCACCGACACGACGACCGCCCGGGCCTACGCCCGGATCCTCCAGCGGATCACCGGCGAGCGACCCACCGTGGTGCTCTCCGACGAGGCCGCGGCCTCCAGCCGCATCGGCGCGTTCGCGGCCGACGAGACCCGGTGGATGGTCGCGGTCCGGATGGTCTCCGAGGGTGTCGACGTCCCGCGTCTGTGTGTCGGCGTGTACGCCACGAGCGCGAGCACCCCGCTGTTCTTCGCTCAGGTGATCGGTCGTTTCGTGCGGGCACGTCGTCGTGGTGAGACGGCCTCGGTGTTCCTGCCGAGCGTGCCCGGGCTCATGGCCCTCGCGGCGAGCCTCGAACTCGAGCGTGACCACGCCCTCGACCGCCCCAAGGGCACGGACGACGGCATGTACAACCCCGAGGACGCCATGGTGGCCGAGGCGAACCAGGACTCCAAGGCCTCGGACAGCCTCCTCGACCTGCAGCCGTTCCAGGCCCTCGACTCGCAGGCGTCGTTCGACCGCGTCCTCTACGACGGCGGCGAGTTCGGGTCGGGCGGCGAGATCGGCAGCCTCGAGGAACTCGACTTCATCGGGATCCCCGGGCTCCTCGAGCCGGACCAGGTCCGCGAACTGCTCCGCCAGCGTCAGGCGACGCAGGCCAAGCGCGCGCGACGGGGGAAGGACGGCCAGCCGCGACCCCCGGAGCCCGAGCACCGACCGATGTACATGACGATCAAGGAGCAGCGGTCTGAGCTCCACCGGCTCGTGTCGATCTGGGCCCGGCACAGCAACGAGCCGCACGGCGCCGTGCACGCCGAGCTCCGTCGGATCAGCGGGGGACCGGCAGTGGCCCAGGCGAGCACCGAGCAGATCCAGAAACGCATCGACATCCTCCGGTCCCGGATCGGCAACCGCCGGTGA
- the mshC gene encoding cysteine--1-D-myo-inosityl 2-amino-2-deoxy-alpha-D-glucopyranoside ligase, translating into MRAWEHPDVPEVSGVGSRPRVHDTATGSPVDPTDGGERATMYVCGITPYDATHLGHAATYLAFDTLNRAWRDAGLDVEYVQNTTDVDDPLLERAAATGVDWRELAASQIALFRRDMEALRVLPPDEYVAVTDEVERIGEAVAFLLESGHGYRVPTEGADGDDVYFDVQRATDAWSLGAESGLDRDTMLALSAERGGDPDRPGKRDPLDPLLWRAARPGEPTWDTAVGTGRPGWHIECSVIAGDRLGAPVSVQGGGSDLVFPHHEMSAGHTAALAHAPLARAYVHTGMIAYQGTKISKSLGNLVTVRGLLDDGADPRVVRLALLSHRYSDDWEWFDSELTSATTRLASWDAWARGVDLEDRGDADTSVAVASTARIRERVADDLDTPGAVAAVDTAIAAGGTCTGELVALVDAVLGIRIGRH; encoded by the coding sequence ATGCGGGCCTGGGAGCACCCCGACGTCCCCGAGGTCTCCGGCGTCGGCAGCCGGCCTCGCGTGCACGACACCGCCACCGGCAGCCCGGTCGACCCGACGGACGGCGGCGAGCGCGCGACCATGTACGTGTGCGGCATCACCCCGTACGACGCGACCCACCTCGGGCACGCGGCCACCTACCTGGCCTTCGACACCCTGAACCGGGCCTGGCGGGATGCCGGACTCGACGTCGAGTACGTGCAGAACACGACCGACGTCGACGACCCGCTCCTCGAGCGCGCCGCGGCGACCGGCGTCGACTGGCGCGAGCTCGCCGCCTCGCAGATCGCGTTGTTCCGGCGCGACATGGAGGCGCTGCGGGTGCTCCCGCCGGACGAGTACGTCGCGGTCACCGACGAGGTCGAGCGCATCGGCGAGGCCGTCGCGTTCCTGCTCGAGTCCGGCCACGGCTACCGGGTGCCGACGGAGGGCGCGGACGGCGACGACGTGTACTTCGACGTCCAGCGCGCGACCGACGCCTGGTCGCTCGGTGCCGAGAGCGGCCTCGACCGCGACACCATGCTCGCGCTGTCGGCAGAGCGCGGTGGCGACCCGGATCGACCCGGCAAGCGTGACCCGCTCGATCCGCTGCTGTGGCGTGCGGCACGACCCGGCGAACCGACCTGGGACACCGCTGTGGGCACCGGGCGGCCCGGATGGCACATCGAGTGCAGCGTCATCGCGGGCGACCGCCTCGGTGCGCCCGTCTCGGTGCAGGGCGGGGGGAGCGACCTCGTGTTCCCGCACCACGAGATGAGCGCGGGCCACACGGCGGCGCTCGCGCACGCACCACTCGCACGCGCCTACGTCCACACCGGGATGATCGCCTACCAGGGCACGAAGATCTCGAAGTCGCTCGGCAACCTCGTGACCGTCCGCGGCCTGCTCGACGACGGCGCCGACCCGCGGGTCGTCCGCCTCGCGCTGTTGTCCCACCGCTACTCGGACGACTGGGAGTGGTTCGACAGCGAGCTGACGAGCGCGACCACGCGGCTCGCCTCGTGGGACGCCTGGGCTCGCGGCGTCGATCTGGAGGACCGGGGCGACGCCGACACGTCGGTGGCCGTCGCGAGCACGGCTCGGATCCGCGAGCGGGTCGCGGACGACCTCGACACGCCGGGGGCGGTCGCCGCGGTGGACACCGCGATCGCGGCGGGTGGCACGTGCACGGGCGAGCTCGTCGCGCTCGTCGACGCCGTGCTCGGGATCCGGATCGGACGACACTGA
- the dinB gene encoding DNA polymerase IV, translating into MSKQDGSTRLVTEAPTDDTTASVLHVDMDAFFASVELLDRPDLVGKPVIVGHDAERSVVTAATYEARRFGVNSAMPMAIARRRCPQAIVVEPHFEKYRTNSRRVMEILDRYTPRVERLGIDEAFLDVRGALRLHGTPWQVGTAIRAEVHRETGLRCSVGAAATKFVAKLASSRAKPDGILVVPEADTVAFLHPQPVSALWGVGGKTAEVLERRGIRTVGDLATTPVASLVSAVGPAMGNRLHELAWGRDPRVVESGSVEKSVGHEVTFPTDVTDRDELARELLRLADRVAARLRAAGLRARTIALKVRYTDFTTLSRSRTLPEPTDVARRIHREAVDLYDALHRPGHRIRLIGVRGENLAPAGASNALWDDDAPWRETETTVDAVAARFGAGMVRPASLVRPQAAPHAPHARQDGEA; encoded by the coding sequence GTGAGCAAGCAGGACGGCAGCACCCGCCTCGTCACGGAGGCCCCGACCGACGACACGACCGCGTCGGTCCTGCACGTCGACATGGACGCCTTCTTCGCCTCGGTCGAGTTGCTGGACCGTCCCGACCTCGTCGGCAAGCCGGTCATCGTCGGGCACGACGCCGAGCGCTCGGTCGTCACGGCCGCCACGTACGAAGCGCGTCGGTTCGGGGTGAACTCCGCGATGCCGATGGCGATCGCCCGCCGCCGCTGCCCCCAGGCGATCGTCGTCGAGCCGCACTTCGAGAAGTACCGGACGAACTCGCGACGCGTCATGGAGATCCTCGATCGCTACACGCCGCGGGTCGAACGCCTCGGGATCGACGAGGCATTCCTCGACGTCCGGGGGGCGCTCCGCCTGCACGGCACCCCGTGGCAGGTCGGCACCGCCATCCGCGCCGAGGTCCACCGCGAGACCGGCCTGCGCTGCTCCGTCGGCGCCGCCGCCACCAAGTTCGTGGCGAAGCTCGCGTCGAGCCGCGCGAAACCGGACGGGATCCTCGTGGTCCCGGAGGCCGACACCGTCGCGTTCCTGCACCCGCAGCCGGTGTCCGCGCTCTGGGGTGTGGGCGGCAAGACAGCCGAGGTGCTCGAGCGGCGCGGCATCCGCACCGTCGGGGACCTCGCGACGACCCCGGTCGCGTCGCTCGTGTCCGCCGTCGGGCCCGCGATGGGCAACCGCCTGCACGAGCTCGCGTGGGGGCGCGACCCGCGGGTGGTCGAGAGCGGCTCTGTCGAGAAGTCCGTGGGCCACGAGGTCACCTTCCCGACCGACGTCACCGACCGCGACGAGCTCGCCCGGGAGCTCCTGCGCCTCGCCGACCGGGTGGCCGCTCGCCTGCGGGCGGCGGGCCTGCGCGCGCGGACGATCGCGCTCAAGGTGCGGTACACGGACTTCACGACGCTCTCACGGTCGCGCACCCTGCCCGAACCCACGGACGTCGCGCGCCGCATCCACCGCGAGGCCGTCGACCTCTACGACGCCCTGCACCGGCCCGGACACCGGATCCGGCTGATCGGTGTGCGGGGCGAGAACCTCGCGCCCGCGGGCGCGAGCAACGCGCTGTGGGACGACGACGCGCCGTGGCGCGAGACCGAGACGACCGTCGATGCGGTGGCCGCGCGGTTCGGCGCGGGGATGGTCCGGCCCGCCTCCCTCGTGCGTCCGCAAGCGGCGCCCCACGCTCCGCACGCCCGACAGGACGGCGAGGCGTGA
- a CDS encoding zinc-dependent alcohol dehydrogenase codes for MRAMTYRGPYRIRVEDKDVPRIEHPNDAIVRVTRAAICGSDLHLYHGLMPDTRIGHTFGHEFIGVVEEVGSSVERLQRGDRVMVPFNIFCGTCWYCARGLYSNCHNVNPNATAVGGIYGYSHTTGGYDGGQAEYVRVPFADVGPQVIPDWLDDEDALMMTDALATGYFGAQLGDIAEGDTVVVFGAGPVGLYAAKSAWLMGAGRVIVIDQLEYRLEKARTFAQAETINFAEVADVVLELKRTTDFLGADVCIDAVGAEADGNLLQHVTATKLKLQGGSPIALNWAIDGVRKGGTISVMGAYGPIFSAVKFGDAMNKGLTLRMNQTPVIRQWPRLLEHIRAGYLKPSEIITHRIPLEHIAEGYHLFSAKLDDCIKTVIVPEGA; via the coding sequence ATGCGCGCCATGACCTACCGGGGGCCCTACCGGATCCGAGTCGAGGACAAGGACGTCCCTCGGATCGAGCACCCGAACGACGCGATCGTCCGCGTGACCCGAGCCGCCATCTGCGGCTCCGATCTGCACCTGTACCACGGCCTCATGCCGGACACGCGCATCGGGCACACCTTCGGTCACGAGTTCATCGGCGTCGTCGAGGAGGTCGGGTCCTCGGTCGAGCGGCTCCAACGCGGCGACCGGGTGATGGTCCCCTTCAACATCTTCTGTGGCACCTGCTGGTACTGCGCCCGCGGCCTGTACTCGAACTGCCACAACGTCAACCCCAACGCGACCGCGGTCGGCGGCATCTACGGGTACTCCCACACGACGGGCGGCTACGACGGCGGCCAGGCGGAGTACGTCCGGGTGCCCTTCGCGGACGTCGGTCCGCAGGTCATCCCCGACTGGCTCGACGACGAGGACGCGCTCATGATGACCGATGCGCTCGCCACCGGGTACTTCGGTGCACAACTCGGCGACATCGCGGAGGGCGACACGGTCGTCGTGTTCGGCGCGGGCCCGGTCGGTCTGTACGCCGCGAAGTCCGCCTGGCTCATGGGTGCCGGCCGGGTGATCGTCATCGACCAGCTCGAGTACCGACTCGAGAAGGCCCGCACGTTCGCGCAGGCCGAGACCATCAACTTCGCCGAGGTCGCCGACGTCGTGCTCGAGCTGAAGCGCACGACCGACTTCCTCGGTGCGGACGTCTGCATCGACGCCGTCGGAGCCGAAGCCGACGGCAACCTGCTGCAGCACGTCACCGCGACGAAGCTGAAGCTCCAGGGCGGTTCGCCCATCGCGCTCAACTGGGCGATCGACGGCGTCCGCAAGGGCGGCACGATCTCGGTCATGGGCGCGTACGGGCCGATCTTCAGCGCGGTGAAGTTCGGTGACGCGATGAACAAGGGCCTGACGTTGCGCATGAACCAGACCCCGGTGATCCGCCAGTGGCCGCGGCTGCTCGAACACATCCGCGCCGGGTACCTCAAGCCGAGCGAGATCATCACCCACCGCATCCCGCTCGAGCACATCGCCGAGGGCTACCACCTGTTCTCGGCAAAGCTCGACGACTGCATCAAGACCGTGATCGTGCCGGAGGGCGCGTGA
- a CDS encoding M20/M25/M40 family metallo-hydrolase has translation MTDVQRPADVDTELEATAAIARDLIRFDTTNHGEGRSNGEADAAEYVEAHLRDLGLEPQLFESEPGRVSVVARVPGRDRDKPGLVVHGHLDVVPADPANWSVDPFGGVVQDGALWGRGAVDMKDMDAMMLTALRDVIERQGAPERDLVIGFFADEEAGGVLGAHHVVAEHPEVFAGATEAISEVGGYSITLGDRRAYLLQTGEKALIWIKLVARGTAAHGSHVMRDNAVTKLAAAVARIGSREWPVRMSDTTDAMVREVARFLGVDPTRTGPDEVALATGSASRFIHAALHTTTNPTLLHAGYKHNVIPDTAEALVDIRCLPGDEEQVLAEVRELAGDDVEVLTTHRDVGLETAFAGPLVDTVRAVLDRHDPGAPVLPYLLSGGTDNKALSTLGIAGYGFVPLQLPGDMDFPAMFHGVDERVPLASLVFGRRVLADLLATY, from the coding sequence ATGACCGATGTGCAGCGACCGGCGGACGTCGACACGGAGCTCGAGGCCACCGCCGCCATCGCCCGTGACCTCATCCGGTTCGACACCACGAACCACGGCGAGGGGCGTTCGAACGGCGAGGCCGACGCGGCGGAGTACGTCGAGGCGCATCTCCGGGACCTCGGGCTGGAGCCGCAGCTGTTCGAGTCGGAGCCGGGCCGGGTCAGCGTCGTCGCACGGGTTCCCGGGCGCGACCGCGACAAGCCGGGGCTCGTCGTGCACGGGCACCTCGACGTCGTCCCGGCCGATCCCGCGAACTGGTCCGTGGACCCGTTCGGTGGCGTCGTCCAGGACGGCGCGCTCTGGGGTCGCGGCGCGGTCGACATGAAGGACATGGACGCGATGATGCTCACCGCCCTGCGGGACGTCATCGAGCGGCAGGGCGCACCCGAGCGCGACCTGGTGATCGGCTTCTTCGCGGACGAGGAGGCCGGCGGCGTTCTCGGCGCGCACCACGTCGTCGCGGAACACCCCGAGGTCTTCGCCGGGGCGACGGAGGCCATCAGCGAGGTCGGTGGTTACTCGATCACCCTCGGCGATCGCCGGGCCTACCTGCTGCAGACGGGCGAGAAGGCGCTCATCTGGATCAAGCTCGTCGCGCGGGGCACCGCCGCGCACGGGTCGCACGTGATGCGCGACAACGCCGTGACGAAGCTCGCCGCGGCCGTCGCGCGCATCGGGAGCCGCGAGTGGCCGGTCCGGATGTCCGACACGACCGACGCGATGGTGCGCGAGGTCGCCCGGTTCCTCGGGGTGGACCCCACGCGGACGGGACCGGACGAGGTCGCGCTGGCGACCGGTTCGGCCTCGCGCTTCATCCACGCGGCCCTGCACACGACGACGAACCCGACGCTCCTGCACGCCGGCTACAAGCACAACGTGATCCCCGACACCGCCGAGGCGCTCGTCGACATCCGGTGCCTGCCCGGCGACGAGGAGCAGGTGCTCGCCGAGGTCCGTGAACTCGCCGGGGACGACGTCGAGGTGCTGACGACGCACCGGGACGTCGGTCTCGAGACCGCGTTCGCCGGTCCGCTCGTCGACACCGTCCGCGCGGTCCTCGACCGGCACGACCCAGGCGCGCCGGTGCTGCCCTACCTGCTGTCCGGCGGGACCGACAACAAAGCGCTGTCGACCCTCGGCATCGCCGGGTACGGGTTCGTCCCGTTGCAGCTCCCCGGTGACATGGACTTCCCCGCGATGTTCCACGGCGTCGACGAGCGGGTCCCGCTGGCGTCGCTCGTGTTCGGGCGCCGCGTCCTCGCCGACCTCCTGGCGACCTACTGA